A single window of Methylocella tundrae DNA harbors:
- the rlmN gene encoding 23S rRNA (adenine(2503)-C(2))-methyltransferase RlmN, with protein MTTSTLIDSTAAEAVAPAPSRSLAGATRKELAAALLEIGAPEREIRMRSAQLWHWIYHQGVSSFDDMLNISKVFRAKLAERFTLTRPQIVSEQLSSDGTRKWLIRLAPSNARDRAAEVECVYIPDTDRGTLCVSSQVGCTLTCSFCHTGTQQFVRNLTAQEIIAQLIIARERLGDFPGRAPPQDGIVPSGGSRFVSNIVFMGMGEPLYNFDNVSDAVAVFSDGDGLSLSKRRITVSTAGVVPRLPDLGAKTGAMLAISLHAVRDDLRDTLVPLNKKYPIAELLQACRTYPGASNARRITFEYVMLKGINDSPAEARELVRLLKGIPAKINLIPFNPWPGTAYECSDEATIEAFSDIVFNAGYASPVRTPRGRDILAACGQLKSETEKLRARALLSIDP; from the coding sequence ATGACAACGTCCACCCTCATCGACTCCACGGCTGCTGAAGCGGTCGCGCCTGCGCCGTCGCGTTCGCTCGCCGGCGCGACGCGAAAGGAGCTCGCCGCCGCGCTTCTTGAAATCGGCGCGCCCGAGCGCGAAATCCGCATGCGCTCAGCTCAGCTCTGGCATTGGATCTATCACCAGGGCGTGTCTTCCTTCGACGACATGCTGAATATCAGCAAGGTTTTTCGCGCAAAGCTCGCCGAGCGTTTTACTTTGACGCGGCCGCAGATCGTCTCTGAGCAACTGTCCAGCGACGGCACGCGCAAATGGCTGATCCGGCTGGCGCCTTCGAACGCCAGGGATCGCGCGGCGGAAGTCGAATGCGTCTATATTCCCGATACAGATCGCGGAACGCTCTGCGTCTCGAGCCAGGTCGGCTGCACACTGACGTGCTCTTTCTGTCACACCGGCACGCAGCAATTCGTGCGCAATTTAACCGCGCAAGAAATTATCGCTCAACTCATCATTGCGCGCGAGAGACTGGGCGATTTCCCGGGCCGAGCGCCGCCGCAGGATGGGATCGTGCCGAGCGGCGGCTCGCGCTTTGTCTCGAACATCGTCTTCATGGGGATGGGCGAGCCGCTCTATAATTTCGACAATGTCAGCGACGCCGTGGCGGTCTTTTCGGACGGCGACGGACTGTCCTTGTCGAAGCGGCGCATCACGGTTTCGACCGCCGGCGTCGTTCCGCGACTGCCGGATCTTGGCGCCAAGACCGGGGCCATGCTGGCGATCTCGCTCCACGCCGTTCGCGACGACCTGCGCGACACGCTTGTGCCGCTCAACAAGAAATATCCGATCGCCGAGCTTTTGCAGGCCTGCCGGACTTATCCCGGAGCGTCGAACGCGCGCCGCATTACCTTCGAATATGTGATGCTGAAGGGGATCAATGATTCCCCCGCTGAGGCGCGCGAGCTTGTCAGGCTGCTGAAAGGCATTCCCGCCAAGATCAACCTCATTCCGTTCAATCCATGGCCGGGAACGGCCTACGAATGTTCGGATGAAGCGACGATCGAGGCTTTTTCAGACATCGTGTTCAATGCCGGTTACGCCAGCCCGGTGCGCACGCCGCGCGGCCGGGATATCCTCGCCGCCTGCGGGCAACTGAAGAGCGAGACAGAAAAATTGCGGGCGCGGGCGCTGCTGTCCATCGACCCCTGA
- a CDS encoding disulfide bond formation protein B has product MRFPSPLRLALAILLIAAGSIAGAWIFQLLGYPPCELCLKERIPYYAGIALAALAIFLSVSGRESLLPAAFWGLALIFAAGAALGAYHSGVEWGFWPGPTDCTGRLDHAGSVNAFLKQLETVKVVRCDAVSLRVFGLSLAVWNAVISTGLTVLALIGAWRSSAPRK; this is encoded by the coding sequence ATGAGGTTTCCTAGTCCCTTGCGCCTCGCCCTCGCCATCCTGCTTATCGCGGCGGGATCGATCGCCGGGGCGTGGATATTCCAGTTGCTTGGCTATCCGCCCTGTGAACTCTGTCTCAAGGAGCGCATTCCCTATTATGCCGGCATTGCGCTCGCGGCTCTGGCGATTTTCCTCAGCGTCAGCGGCCGGGAGAGTTTGCTGCCCGCGGCTTTTTGGGGGCTGGCCTTGATTTTCGCGGCGGGAGCCGCTTTGGGCGCCTATCATTCCGGAGTCGAATGGGGCTTTTGGCCAGGACCCACGGACTGCACGGGGCGGCTCGACCACGCAGGTTCGGTCAACGCCTTTCTGAAACAGTTGGAAACTGTCAAGGTCGTGCGCTGCGACGCCGTTTCGCTTCGCGTCTTCGGACTGTCGCTCGCCGTCTGGAACGCCGTGATTTCGACCGGATTGACGGTGCTGGCGCTGATTGGCGCTTGGCGCTCCTCCGCCCCACGGAAATGA
- a CDS encoding YqaA family protein encodes MFQKLYRWTLTLAESRHAPLALGIIAFAESSFFPVPPDVILVPMSIARPAKAWTYALICTLGSVLGALLGYAIGALLFETVGKWLIHLYGYGARVDEMRELYAKWGWAVILVKGFTPIPFKLVTITSGLLAYSLPLFVLLSLMTRGARFFALALLLKYYGEPIKDLLDRFFAWFLLILVIIVILGFWIATHLV; translated from the coding sequence ATGTTCCAAAAACTCTATCGCTGGACGCTGACCCTTGCGGAGAGCCGTCACGCGCCTTTGGCGCTTGGCATTATCGCCTTTGCCGAGAGCTCCTTCTTTCCCGTGCCGCCTGACGTCATTTTGGTCCCGATGTCGATTGCGCGGCCGGCGAAGGCCTGGACCTATGCGCTGATCTGCACGTTAGGCTCCGTGCTGGGGGCGCTGCTCGGCTATGCGATTGGCGCGCTTTTGTTTGAGACGGTCGGCAAATGGCTGATCCATCTTTACGGTTATGGCGCGCGGGTCGACGAGATGCGTGAGCTTTACGCCAAATGGGGCTGGGCGGTCATTCTCGTCAAAGGCTTCACGCCGATCCCGTTCAAGCTCGTGACCATCACGAGCGGGCTTTTAGCTTATAGCCTGCCGCTGTTCGTCCTCTTGTCGCTTATGACGCGCGGCGCGCGTTTCTTCGCCCTCGCCTTGCTGCTCAAATATTATGGCGAGCCGATCAAGGATCTGCTCGACAGATTTTTCGCATGGTTCCTGTTGATTCTTGTCATCATCGTGATTCTGGGCTTCTGGATTGCGACGCATTTAGTTTGA
- a CDS encoding glutathione S-transferase N-terminal domain-containing protein: MAEKGMSVPTAQVDLAAGEQFSEAYRAINPRCAVPSLVLDNGVAICEVLAICRYIEEIQPEPRLLGSSPEDKAIVTMWERRMEIDGFFAVAEAVRNSFPGLRGRALVGPHTYEQIPALADRGRQRTLDFFRDLDARLADAPFVAGKSFSIADITAMVTIDFAASRIKLVVPDEYKALKRWRDAVSARPSMKA, from the coding sequence ATGGCGGAGAAAGGAATGAGCGTTCCGACGGCGCAGGTCGATCTCGCTGCGGGGGAGCAGTTTTCAGAGGCGTATCGCGCCATTAATCCGCGCTGCGCCGTCCCGTCTCTGGTGCTCGATAATGGCGTTGCGATCTGCGAGGTGTTGGCGATCTGCCGCTATATTGAGGAAATTCAGCCGGAGCCCCGGCTGCTGGGATCAAGCCCAGAGGACAAGGCGATCGTGACGATGTGGGAGCGACGCATGGAGATTGACGGGTTTTTCGCCGTCGCCGAAGCTGTCCGCAATTCCTTTCCTGGTCTCCGCGGACGCGCCCTAGTTGGCCCCCACACTTACGAACAGATCCCCGCTTTAGCGGACCGCGGCAGGCAGCGGACGCTGGATTTCTTCCGCGATCTCGACGCGCGGCTCGCGGACGCTCCTTTCGTCGCGGGAAAATCCTTCTCGATCGCCGATATTACGGCGATGGTCACGATTGATTTCGCCGCCAGTCGCATCAAGCTGGTGGTCCCCGACGAGTACAAGGCGCTGAAGCGCTGGCGCGACGCGGTCTCGGCGCGGCCGAGCATGAAGGCGTGA